In Geoalkalibacter sp., the following proteins share a genomic window:
- the miaA gene encoding tRNA (adenosine(37)-N6)-dimethylallyltransferase MiaA has translation MMRRKKIALVVLCGPTGGGKTALAARLCEHWPLEVISADSRQVFRGMDVGTAKASRAEQALVPHQLIDVVDPDEEFSAADFAERGRTLIEDIVARGRRPWVVGGTGFYIRALTQGLLDAPSGDEGLRRRWHALAREQGSSALWERLRQVDPRAAARIHPNNVVRVVRALEVFTLTGRPISELQERHRFEDRPYALLKLGVMPSRDELFRRIDERVDAMANGGLFEEAQALLARGYSPRLKSLRTLGYGEAIAYLRGEISRERALELIKVHTRQYAKRQLTWFQKDPEIIWVDSLREFATIQQLIENFYS, from the coding sequence ATGATGCGACGGAAAAAAATCGCCCTGGTGGTGCTCTGTGGTCCGACGGGCGGAGGAAAAACCGCTCTGGCCGCGCGTCTTTGCGAACACTGGCCCCTGGAGGTGATTTCCGCCGACAGCCGTCAGGTGTTTCGCGGCATGGATGTCGGCACGGCCAAGGCCAGTCGCGCCGAGCAGGCGCTGGTTCCTCATCAGCTCATCGATGTGGTCGATCCCGATGAAGAGTTCTCCGCGGCCGATTTCGCCGAACGTGGACGAACGCTCATCGAGGACATCGTTGCGCGCGGCCGACGGCCCTGGGTGGTGGGCGGCACGGGTTTTTACATCCGCGCCCTGACCCAAGGGCTGCTGGATGCCCCTTCGGGCGACGAGGGACTGCGCCGCCGCTGGCATGCCCTGGCGCGGGAGCAGGGGAGTTCGGCTCTTTGGGAACGGCTGCGCCAGGTCGATCCCCGGGCGGCGGCGCGGATTCATCCCAACAACGTCGTGCGGGTGGTGCGGGCGCTGGAAGTCTTCACCCTGACGGGGCGGCCCATCTCCGAACTGCAGGAGCGCCATCGCTTTGAGGACCGGCCCTATGCCTTGCTGAAACTCGGCGTCATGCCGTCGCGCGACGAATTGTTCCGCCGCATCGACGAGCGGGTCGACGCCATGGCCAACGGGGGGTTGTTCGAGGAAGCGCAGGCCCTGCTCGCCCGCGGCTACAGCCCGCGGCTCAAGTCGTTGCGCACCCTGGGCTACGGTGAAGCCATCGCCTATTTGCGCGGAGAAATCAGCCGTGAACGGGCGTTGGAGCTTATCAAGGTGCACACCCGGCAATACGCCAAACGCCAGTTGACCTGGTTTCAAAAAGACCCCGAAATAATTTGGGTTGATTCCTTGAGAGAGTTTGCTACAATCCAGCAGTTGATTGAAAATTTTTATTCTTAA
- a CDS encoding VOC family protein, protein MTTRSEIPYTSTSFGAIDPGVTIGHVHLKVADLERSLAFYCGVLGFKLTQRYGADAAFIAAGDYHHHLGLNTWQSKGGSAPPEGTTGLFHVAIRYPTRAALADALLRLEAASIALDGASDHGVSEALYLRDPDGNGLELYWDRPQELWPFDDRGELHMVTRPLDLKSLRRQDRTV, encoded by the coding sequence ATGACGACGCGATCTGAAATTCCATATACATCCACGTCTTTTGGCGCGATCGATCCCGGAGTAACCATCGGCCATGTCCATCTCAAAGTTGCGGATCTGGAGCGATCCCTGGCGTTTTATTGCGGAGTGCTCGGCTTTAAGCTGACCCAGCGCTATGGGGCGGATGCCGCCTTCATTGCCGCCGGCGATTATCACCACCATCTTGGGTTGAACACCTGGCAAAGCAAGGGCGGCTCTGCTCCTCCCGAGGGAACCACCGGGCTTTTTCATGTTGCCATTCGCTACCCGACCCGCGCAGCACTGGCCGATGCCCTGCTGCGCCTGGAAGCAGCTTCCATCGCCCTCGATGGCGCGAGCGATCATGGCGTCAGCGAAGCGCTCTATTTGCGCGACCCCGATGGCAACGGACTTGAGCTCTACTGGGATCGGCCTCAGGAGCTGTGGCCGTTCGATGATCGTGGGGAGTTGCACATGGTGACCCGGCCTCTTGATCTGAAGAGCTTGCGCAGGCAAGATAGGACCGTGTGA
- a CDS encoding 3'-5' exonuclease family protein: MLPAHCVVLDLETTGTSPTHNRIIEIGLCEILHGQMVEEWSSLVNPQVRISPFITQYTGISDELVAAAPTFEELAEDLHQRLSGKVLIAHNARFDYGFLKNEFARLGLDYQEKTLCTLKLSRRLYPEHRRHGLDALIERHGLSSQARHRALGDVRMTWEFLCKALAENPSEVLEKELRRMLGRPSLPPNVPPEQIEALPNAPGVYLFHGENDSVLYVGKSIDLRARVLSHFSGDHRRHKDMRLSQQIHRLEFFETAGELGALLLEARLVKELSPVHNRRLRRTRELHTLRLASDPSQGAVEILSLTHVAPKDLAHIHGLFRSPREAQKALREIASEHNLCLKVMGLEKGRGACFAYQLKKCRGACLGQEPPAPHRVRLQMALSALKLRAWPFAGTVGFREKSPTGCSAVHVFDQWCHLGTAQDETALADILERHNESLGFDLDGYKILCRYLEQKQGKLDVVFLAGKTAANSIPVLGNEPASENRIRSCCGWNGFF, from the coding sequence ATGCTGCCTGCCCACTGCGTTGTGCTGGATCTGGAAACCACCGGCACCAGTCCGACGCACAACCGCATCATCGAAATCGGCTTGTGTGAAATTCTCCACGGCCAGATGGTGGAAGAGTGGTCGAGCCTGGTCAATCCCCAGGTGCGCATTTCACCCTTCATCACCCAGTACACCGGCATCAGCGACGAGCTAGTGGCCGCTGCGCCGACCTTTGAAGAATTGGCCGAGGATCTGCACCAGCGTCTGAGCGGCAAGGTGCTCATCGCCCACAACGCCCGCTTTGACTACGGATTTCTCAAGAACGAGTTCGCCCGACTGGGCCTGGATTACCAGGAAAAAACCCTCTGCACCCTCAAGCTCTCCCGCCGCCTGTATCCCGAGCATCGCCGTCACGGCCTTGATGCCCTCATCGAGCGCCATGGCCTGAGCAGCCAGGCACGTCACCGCGCGCTGGGCGATGTGCGCATGACCTGGGAATTTCTATGCAAGGCGCTTGCGGAAAACCCGTCCGAAGTTCTTGAAAAGGAATTGCGTCGCATGCTCGGCCGCCCGAGCCTGCCGCCCAACGTGCCGCCCGAGCAGATCGAGGCGCTGCCCAATGCGCCCGGGGTCTATCTGTTCCATGGTGAAAACGACAGCGTGCTTTATGTCGGTAAGAGCATCGATCTGCGCGCGCGGGTGCTCTCGCATTTTTCCGGCGATCATCGGCGACACAAGGACATGCGCCTCTCCCAGCAGATTCATCGCCTCGAATTTTTCGAAACCGCCGGCGAACTGGGTGCGCTGCTGCTGGAAGCGCGTCTCGTCAAGGAGCTCTCGCCCGTGCATAACCGCCGCCTGCGCCGCACGCGCGAATTGCACACCCTGCGCCTCGCGTCCGATCCCTCTCAAGGCGCTGTTGAAATCCTCTCCCTCACGCATGTGGCACCAAAGGATCTGGCGCACATCCACGGATTGTTTCGCAGCCCGCGCGAAGCCCAGAAAGCTCTGCGAGAGATCGCCTCGGAACACAATCTGTGCCTCAAAGTCATGGGCCTGGAAAAGGGCCGGGGCGCCTGCTTTGCCTATCAGCTCAAAAAATGCCGGGGCGCCTGCCTCGGGCAAGAGCCGCCCGCGCCACACCGGGTGCGCCTACAGATGGCGCTCTCGGCGCTAAAACTGCGCGCCTGGCCGTTTGCCGGAACGGTCGGCTTTCGGGAAAAATCTCCCACCGGATGCAGCGCCGTGCATGTCTTTGATCAGTGGTGTCACCTGGGCACGGCTCAGGATGAGACAGCGCTTGCCGACATCCTTGAGCGTCACAACGAGTCACTTGGCTTTGATCTCGATGGCTACAAGATCCTCTGCCGCTATCTGGAGCAAAAGCAGGGCAAACTTGATGTCGTGTTCCTCGCTGGAAAGACTGCGGCCAATTCGATTCCCGTTTTGGGAAACGAACCGGCGTCCGAAAACCGGATTCGAAGTTGTTGCGGCTGGAACGGTTTTTTTTAG
- the mutL gene encoding DNA mismatch repair endonuclease MutL translates to MRSKISILPENLCNMIAAGEVVERPASVIKELLENALDAGAGDILVEAENGGKKLMRVTDDGEGMTRDDAFLCLERHATSKIRAPRDLAALTTLGFRGEALPAIASVSRLTLRTCANEQGEGVEIYLEGGSVRNSRDLGLPRGTSIEVRSLFFNTPARRKFLRRDETELGHIADVVTKQALAHPQVRFRLVHNGRQLFEVRRGSRLDERIAAFLGRPLLKDLVPVQAGNKGELHLSGFVCPPTIHRSASSAIYTFINGRYVRDRVVQHGVLEGYRTLLMKGRYPVVVLFLEIDPAEVDVNVHPTKHEVRFRDQARVHDFIAEAVRQVLKDSPGLRSAPESRIFAPRAEDAQALSAPRPDAAEMARHRVEEALSSYGRRTDVAPAAPVFRAQPAATAPSDSSARSVSEAVGGFFSSLRYLGQYRNGYLLCQDGEDLILIDQHAAHERIRFEKLRADFQRGEPARQSLLFPEIIEFDFKAAAALAETLPLAERFGFEIEPFGGKAFAVKAVPTTLVGADVERLLRDLVADLEEIGRSGVADDALDEVFMRLACHGVVRADQALTPGEAQRLLRDLDEVDFSAHCPHGRPVQVRLTLGEVERMFRRA, encoded by the coding sequence ATGCGCTCTAAAATCTCCATTCTTCCTGAAAATCTCTGCAACATGATCGCCGCCGGAGAGGTGGTGGAGCGCCCGGCCTCCGTCATCAAGGAGTTGCTGGAAAATGCTCTGGATGCCGGGGCGGGCGATATATTGGTCGAAGCGGAAAACGGCGGGAAAAAACTGATGCGCGTCACCGACGACGGCGAGGGTATGACTCGCGACGATGCTTTTCTCTGTCTGGAGCGACATGCCACGAGCAAGATCCGCGCACCGCGGGATCTCGCCGCCTTGACCACCCTTGGGTTTCGCGGCGAGGCGCTGCCGGCCATCGCCTCGGTGAGCCGGCTGACCTTGCGGACCTGCGCCAACGAGCAGGGCGAGGGCGTGGAAATTTATCTCGAAGGCGGCAGCGTGCGCAACAGCAGGGATCTGGGATTGCCGCGCGGCACCAGCATCGAGGTGCGCAGTCTGTTCTTCAACACTCCGGCGCGGCGCAAATTTCTGCGGCGCGATGAAACGGAACTGGGCCATATCGCCGATGTCGTCACCAAGCAGGCGTTGGCCCATCCGCAGGTCCGCTTTCGCCTGGTGCATAATGGTCGTCAACTCTTCGAGGTCCGGCGCGGCAGTCGGCTCGATGAGCGCATCGCCGCGTTTCTCGGCCGGCCCCTGCTCAAGGATCTGGTGCCGGTGCAGGCAGGCAACAAGGGCGAGCTCCATTTGTCCGGTTTTGTTTGTCCACCGACCATTCATCGCTCGGCGAGCAGCGCCATCTACACCTTCATCAACGGGCGCTATGTGCGCGACCGGGTGGTGCAGCACGGGGTGCTCGAAGGCTATCGCACCCTCCTGATGAAGGGACGCTATCCGGTGGTGGTGCTGTTTCTGGAGATCGATCCGGCCGAGGTGGACGTCAATGTGCATCCCACCAAGCATGAGGTGCGTTTTCGCGACCAGGCGCGGGTTCACGACTTCATCGCCGAGGCCGTGCGCCAGGTGCTCAAGGATTCGCCGGGTCTGCGCTCCGCACCTGAATCCCGGATCTTTGCGCCGCGTGCCGAGGATGCCCAGGCACTGTCGGCTCCTCGGCCCGATGCCGCCGAGATGGCGCGACATCGGGTCGAAGAGGCGCTGAGCAGCTATGGTCGACGGACGGATGTCGCTCCGGCGGCGCCTGTTTTCAGGGCGCAGCCGGCCGCCACGGCCCCCTCGGACTCTTCGGCTCGTTCGGTATCCGAGGCGGTGGGCGGTTTCTTTTCTTCCTTGCGCTATCTCGGCCAATACCGCAACGGCTATCTGCTGTGCCAGGACGGTGAAGATCTGATCCTGATCGATCAGCATGCCGCCCATGAACGGATACGTTTTGAAAAATTGCGGGCGGATTTTCAGCGCGGCGAGCCGGCCCGGCAAAGCCTGTTGTTTCCCGAGATCATCGAGTTTGATTTCAAAGCTGCCGCCGCCCTGGCCGAAACCCTGCCGCTGGCGGAGCGCTTTGGTTTTGAGATCGAGCCCTTCGGCGGCAAGGCCTTTGCCGTCAAGGCGGTGCCGACGACCCTGGTCGGGGCGGATGTGGAAAGGCTTTTGCGCGATCTGGTGGCCGATCTGGAAGAGATAGGCCGAAGCGGCGTCGCCGATGATGCCCTGGATGAGGTGTTCATGCGCCTGGCCTGCCATGGGGTGGTGCGGGCCGATCAGGCCTTGACCCCCGGCGAGGCGCAACGGTTGCTGCGCGATCTCGACGAGGTTGATTTCAGCGCGCACTGTCCCCATGGGCGTCCGGTGCAGGTTCGTTTGACCCTGGGCGAAGTGGAACGCATGTTTCGACGCGCTTGA
- the hfq gene encoding RNA chaperone Hfq, whose product MAKTPFNIQDQYLNQARKERVHVNITMMSGEKLVGYIKSFDSFCVLVDSSGDILLYKHAIAAITSSDGNFRLHGGKD is encoded by the coding sequence ATGGCAAAGACCCCGTTCAACATTCAGGACCAGTACCTCAACCAGGCCCGCAAAGAGCGGGTCCACGTGAACATCACCATGATGTCGGGAGAGAAGCTCGTCGGCTACATCAAGTCCTTCGACAGCTTCTGCGTACTTGTGGACAGCAGCGGCGACATTCTGCTCTACAAACACGCGATTGCCGCCATCACCTCCTCGGACGGTAATTTCCGTCTGCACGGGGGCAAAGACTAA
- a CDS encoding DUF512 domain-containing protein, with the protein MLKITDIHPGGIGEELELEPGDLVLAVSGQRVRDLLDFHLFCGEAAEFVLEVQKKQGEIWDLHIEKGEDEDLGIEFEHPEPTQCGNNCLFCFVHQLPRGMRRTLYVKDEDYRFSYLYGSYITLTNVGEKEIERIVSQKLSPLYISVHATDEPLRNHLLGQDVPAILPLLRRLIDAGIELHTQIVLCPGLNDGAQLNKSITDLQALSPGVRSLAVVPVGLTGFRRRLPDLRVPSSAEALDVLDTIEHFQQRFLKIGGSRFVFAADELYLKAGRDFPPVECYEDFPQWENGVGMIALFREEAAEALGQARPLSLKEVSLVTGESAAAELKRFASDLGRKTGVRIAVQVVHNAFFGGHVSVTGLLTGRDILAQLRGKPLGEVLFLPDVLFRDGDDLLLDDLSLTDLERELGVPVEKVAGTPLGLLAGLEVMDEILHEEEPD; encoded by the coding sequence ATGCTGAAAATTACCGACATCCATCCCGGAGGCATCGGCGAGGAGCTTGAACTCGAGCCCGGCGACTTGGTGCTGGCCGTCAGCGGGCAGCGGGTGCGCGACCTGCTCGACTTTCACCTGTTCTGCGGCGAGGCCGCCGAGTTCGTGCTGGAGGTGCAGAAAAAACAGGGCGAGATCTGGGATCTGCACATCGAAAAAGGCGAGGATGAGGATCTCGGCATTGAATTCGAGCATCCCGAACCCACCCAGTGCGGCAACAATTGCCTGTTCTGCTTTGTTCATCAGCTGCCGCGCGGCATGCGGCGCACCCTCTACGTCAAGGATGAGGATTACCGGTTCTCCTATCTTTATGGTAGCTACATCACCCTGACCAACGTGGGCGAAAAGGAAATCGAGCGGATCGTCTCGCAGAAGCTCTCGCCCCTTTACATATCGGTGCATGCGACGGATGAACCCCTGCGCAACCACCTGCTCGGTCAGGACGTTCCCGCCATTTTACCTTTGTTGCGGCGGCTGATCGACGCCGGCATCGAACTTCACACCCAGATCGTGCTCTGTCCCGGCCTCAACGACGGCGCGCAACTGAACAAATCCATCACCGATCTTCAGGCTCTTTCTCCCGGGGTACGATCCCTGGCGGTCGTACCCGTGGGGCTGACCGGCTTTCGCCGGCGTCTGCCCGACCTGCGAGTGCCGAGTTCCGCGGAGGCCCTGGACGTTCTCGACACCATCGAACATTTCCAGCAGCGTTTCCTAAAGATCGGCGGCAGCCGCTTCGTCTTTGCCGCCGATGAGCTTTATCTCAAGGCCGGCCGCGATTTCCCCCCCGTCGAGTGCTACGAAGACTTCCCCCAGTGGGAAAACGGCGTCGGCATGATCGCCCTGTTTCGCGAGGAAGCCGCCGAAGCTCTGGGCCAGGCACGCCCCTTGTCCCTGAAGGAGGTGTCCCTGGTGACCGGAGAATCAGCCGCCGCGGAACTGAAGCGCTTTGCCTCTGACCTGGGCCGCAAGACCGGCGTGCGCATCGCGGTGCAGGTCGTGCACAATGCTTTTTTCGGCGGCCATGTCAGCGTCACCGGCCTTCTGACCGGGCGCGACATCCTCGCGCAGTTGCGCGGCAAGCCCCTGGGCGAGGTTTTGTTTCTGCCCGATGTACTGTTCAGGGACGGGGACGATCTGCTCCTTGACGATCTGAGCCTCACCGATCTGGAGCGGGAGTTGGGCGTACCCGTGGAAAAGGTGGCCGGCACCCCCTTGGGCCTGCTGGCAGGCCTGGAAGTCATGGATGAAATTCTCCATGAAGAGGAGCCGGACTGA
- a CDS encoding tetratricopeptide repeat protein: protein MQEVEQLMIKGRTALETGEFAEAARLFRQALESSPDRADVHAALGEALAEQGKTAEARKHLEKAIELDSEDLDARYALGDLCFEEGQAEQALKIYQGILDLAPDEADAWVSCGLVHFHREDMERAENCYHRALAMDPDSVFARNSLGDVFYAQGRAEEAVAQYRRVVEIDPEDAQAHYNLAEIYYDTGDLRGAEDECRKALTLDPGFSFAYMTLGNICLDQEQPRQALDWFQKFLLHETSAGASDIRDEVAAVVAGLKEELGQG from the coding sequence ATGCAGGAAGTCGAGCAGCTTATGATCAAGGGGCGCACAGCCCTGGAAACGGGTGAGTTCGCCGAAGCGGCACGGTTGTTCCGGCAGGCTCTTGAGTCGTCCCCTGATCGCGCCGATGTGCACGCGGCGCTGGGCGAGGCCCTGGCCGAGCAGGGAAAGACCGCCGAGGCCCGCAAGCATCTGGAAAAAGCCATCGAACTTGATTCCGAGGATCTCGATGCGCGCTATGCCCTGGGGGATCTGTGTTTTGAGGAAGGGCAGGCCGAGCAGGCCCTCAAGATTTATCAGGGAATTCTAGACCTCGCTCCCGATGAAGCCGATGCCTGGGTCAGTTGCGGCCTGGTGCATTTCCACCGCGAGGATATGGAGAGGGCGGAGAACTGCTACCACAGAGCCCTGGCCATGGATCCCGATTCAGTCTTCGCGCGCAATTCCCTGGGCGATGTCTTCTATGCCCAGGGCCGGGCGGAGGAAGCCGTGGCCCAATATCGCCGCGTGGTCGAGATCGATCCCGAGGACGCTCAGGCCCATTACAATCTGGCCGAAATCTATTACGACACCGGCGACCTTCGGGGCGCCGAGGACGAGTGTCGCAAGGCTTTGACCCTGGATCCCGGGTTCTCCTTTGCCTATATGACCCTCGGCAACATCTGTCTTGATCAAGAACAGCCGCGCCAGGCTCTGGATTGGTTCCAGAAGTTCCTGCTGCACGAGACGTCCGCCGGCGCCTCCGACATCCGCGACGAGGTGGCGGCGGTGGTCGCCGGACTCAAGGAAGAATTGGGTCAGGGATAA
- a CDS encoding CidA/LrgA family protein, whose translation MAILLIMQLLGEVISRGLNIPIPGNVIGMGLLLAALGVGWVRVQWIQEAAELLLSHLALFFVPAGVGVMVYFDLIAAEWLPIVTATVLSTFVVMAVTGRVALRLDRGRSDHDR comes from the coding sequence ATGGCGATTCTGTTGATCATGCAATTGCTCGGCGAGGTGATATCTCGTGGCTTGAACATTCCCATTCCCGGCAACGTCATCGGCATGGGATTGCTGTTGGCGGCACTGGGGGTGGGCTGGGTCAGGGTGCAGTGGATTCAGGAGGCCGCGGAGTTGCTGCTTTCTCACCTGGCTTTGTTTTTCGTGCCGGCCGGAGTCGGCGTCATGGTCTATTTTGACCTGATCGCCGCCGAATGGCTGCCCATCGTTACGGCCACGGTGCTGAGCACCTTCGTGGTGATGGCGGTGACCGGCCGTGTTGCTCTGCGTCTGGATCGCGGCAGGAGCGACCATGATCGATGA
- a CDS encoding LrgB family protein: MIDDLLSSPLFGVALTLAVYALAQKVYLRTGSIFFNPVAVSIASIIGLLLLFRIPYETYAVGGRLVLFLLGPSVVALALPLYVRRREILERKVPILLGIGAGALASIVSAAGLAWVLGGSREVILSLAPKSVTTPIAIGIVEKIGGLPPLTAALVVLTGCLGAICGPEFCRLIGVRDPAAMGLAVGTAAHGIGTARMLEVDRLGGAVSGLAIGLNGLITAFVLPLIVAMFL; encoded by the coding sequence ATGATCGATGACCTGCTGTCCTCGCCGTTGTTTGGTGTCGCGCTGACCCTGGCGGTCTACGCCCTGGCACAGAAAGTCTACTTACGCACGGGGAGCATTTTCTTCAATCCCGTGGCGGTGTCCATCGCTTCGATCATCGGTTTACTTCTGCTGTTTCGCATCCCCTATGAAACCTATGCCGTCGGCGGGCGTCTGGTGCTTTTTTTGCTCGGGCCCTCGGTGGTGGCTTTGGCGCTGCCTCTGTATGTGCGCCGTCGGGAAATTCTTGAGCGCAAGGTTCCCATATTGCTGGGCATAGGGGCGGGCGCTCTGGCCTCCATTGTTTCGGCGGCGGGCCTGGCCTGGGTGCTGGGGGGCAGTCGCGAGGTGATTCTGTCTCTGGCGCCCAAATCGGTGACGACGCCGATTGCCATCGGCATCGTGGAGAAGATCGGCGGCTTGCCGCCTTTGACGGCGGCCCTGGTGGTTCTGACCGGCTGTTTGGGGGCGATCTGCGGCCCAGAATTCTGTCGTCTGATCGGGGTACGCGATCCGGCGGCCATGGGCCTTGCGGTCGGCACCGCCGCACATGGCATCGGCACGGCGCGCATGCTTGAGGTCGATCGGCTCGGCGGCGCCGTCTCGGGGCTGGCGATCGGGCTCAATGGCCTGATCACCGCTTTTGTGCTGCCGTTGATCGTCGCGATGTTTCTTTGA
- a CDS encoding lactate utilization protein, protein MDEHKRWHRRRLLEEAARGLEGNGFSVQVCETVAEALPFLLHQTEEAQTVGFGGSMTLAALDLPARCEALGKQTLVHGRPGLSPEERRRIMAAQQSCDLFFTSTNALTLKGQLVNIDATGNRVCAMAFGPRRVILVAGVNKVCADLDAALRRVKEVACPPNARRLNFKTPCAATGLCSDCNSPERICRITTIIDKKPRATEMLVCLINEDLGY, encoded by the coding sequence ATGGATGAACACAAGCGCTGGCACCGTCGCCGGCTTCTGGAAGAGGCCGCGCGCGGACTTGAAGGCAACGGTTTTTCTGTGCAGGTCTGCGAAACCGTCGCGGAGGCGTTACCCTTTTTGCTGCATCAGACCGAGGAGGCGCAAACCGTCGGTTTTGGCGGATCCATGACCCTGGCCGCCCTCGATCTGCCGGCGCGCTGCGAAGCGCTGGGCAAACAAACCCTCGTGCATGGTCGCCCAGGCCTGAGTCCCGAAGAGCGCCGGCGAATCATGGCTGCCCAACAGAGCTGTGATCTGTTTTTCACCAGCACCAACGCCCTGACCCTCAAGGGGCAACTGGTCAATATTGATGCCACAGGCAACCGCGTCTGCGCCATGGCCTTTGGGCCGCGGCGCGTGATACTGGTGGCCGGGGTGAACAAGGTCTGTGCCGATCTCGATGCTGCTCTGCGCCGGGTCAAGGAGGTCGCCTGTCCGCCCAATGCCCGCCGGCTCAATTTCAAGACCCCCTGCGCCGCCACCGGTCTGTGCAGCGACTGCAATTCGCCGGAGCGCATTTGTCGCATCACGACCATCATCGACAAAAAGCCCCGTGCCACGGAGATGCTGGTCTGTCTGATCAATGAAGATCTCGGCTATTAA